ACTAATTACCTACCAGTGAAAAAATCAAGATGTCTAATAGCATAATGGTATTTTCTTGATATAAGAGACACCAAAGACCATTAATAcacaaaagccacatggaactcTTTTTGAGTCTGGGAAACACAATGCAACTTGAAGAATatagggtaacaaaagattgaaattttGTACTTGTAGCCACCCAGCCATCTTGAAGCATTAGATTTTGTTGTGTGAACCTGATGATCTGAGAGAGCATTTACAAATCCCAGACAACAAAGCCAAATGTAGCTTACACACAATTATCTTCATCACTTTCAGTTATTTGCCATCCTTCACATTTTATATAGAGCTCTGGATTTATGTTTTCAAGTCTGTCCATACTATAAGGCATAGTGAATAACAAAACATAGACTGCAGTATATCATTTTCACTGTATGTGGAGCACATCCAAACTTTGGTACTTAGTTACAAGCAAACAGGCCACCTCAAGCTGCTGGCAGGTTTTTATCAAGTACACAAACTTCATTTCTAGTCTCTACTGACTACTTTTACTCCTTGATTAATCTGAAGTTTTTGATATGTTTTGTATAAAGGGATctcaaaaaataagttacacattattgtgcAGGGCAACTAATTTTTATTGAGTACTGCAGTATACTTCAgtgcatgacactatttttcaacaaaatcaccaagtctctgtaaacatcgGTTGGGAAGTTCTACTTATTGTTGAATCCCTCAATGTTAGAAATGTGCTTCTTGGTCATGAAGCCATTCGAGAACCATTGTGTGAACACCCTCATTATTGGAAAATCTCTTTCACACAGATGTCCTTTCAGCTTGCCAAAATGATTGCCTTTGGTGTATGTCAGTGGCCTTCTTTCCTGATTATGTCAAACATTTCTGTGCAGCCTTGGTCTCAATtgctggcaccatttcactatggcTGAATGTGACACTGCATTTGATCCATTTATCTGCaaaatttcatggtgaatctgtgtgcaatttagatcttttgcccacaagaatcatacAGTCCCATATAATTACATGCTGTAGTCTATTTCCAGTTGCTGCACAATGTTAGTCACACACTGATGTGTCTGCTACCCATATTGCAGCAAAACTGTCTGCAGGGAACTAGAAATATGTACTCTCTTATGACAATGCCCAGCCATTGTTTTGCAATGGTCTGCACATGGGACAgtatgtgtaacttattttttacttattttctgaAGTCCTTACATATGATATAAGATGGTTGCATGCACATTGAAAGAGAAAGAATAACAAAATGATTAACAGGAAATGTACTTCATACTTTAAACTTTTATTGTTAAAGAAATTCTGTGATAACATGTATGGAAAACAAAAACCTTGGAATTTCACAACTTTAACATTTTATATTATCCAGAACACCTTCCAAAGCCCTTGCCAGTATTCTTTCagctttttctttaatttcttcatgaAATAGTTCAATAATCCAAGTTGTTACTTTAGATACAAAAAAACTTAATCTGCCAAGACCTGTTACATGCATTTTGAGGCCACTGAATGTTGTAATTTTGATATCAGAGAGTTTTATTTTGCATCTTGAACCACTAATatcaacagttaaaatcatttcaaTGGAGTTATTTACAACTTGAGCTTCAATTTTCCCTGTAGGACCTACTTCCATAAACTTAAACTTGTAGTCGTCATAATCAATGATCATTTCCTTTAAACCAACACTAATAAGCACAGTAAGAACATTTCCTCCTCGTGATACATAGATTTGATCTGTGCGGTATAAGGAAGACAATGAGTGGAACCAACCCTTTCTGGCACTGAATTCTCCTTTAACTTTCAAAGGACCAACCTGTTCATGAAATGTTTCATTGATGTCAGgtatttttattttactatttccCTCTCTTTTAATCTCCTGATTAAGCATATCTATTGCAAAATCTACAAGTGTTTCTAGTGATGATTCCTCGaataatttcaatttgtttgtaTCACCATACAGTATCGAATTTGAGATTTTAGAAGAAAAATCATCCATTTTCTTCCTTTGATACATTTTTTCCTTATCTATGTATAATAAGTCTCTATTATGTTTTGTGCCATAACTGTTTTGGGCTTTATTTGTCTGAATTGTTGGAATGTTAGACCAAGACTCATGGTTTCCCAAAACTGTCAATTCTGCTTGTGTTTGTTTATTACTTGTCTCCATTTGCAGATGTACACAATTGCTTGCATGCTTAAAATTTACTGTATCCTTTATTTCTGGGTATGTATGGCTT
This genomic stretch from Schistocerca cancellata isolate TAMUIC-IGC-003103 chromosome 2, iqSchCanc2.1, whole genome shotgun sequence harbors:
- the LOC126146932 gene encoding uncharacterized protein LOC126146932, which codes for MHGRMCKLLYQTLLLFLLCFHCGANDFVHKWHFQSHTYPEIKDTVNFKHASNCVHLQMETSNKQTQAELTVLGNHESWSNIPTIQTNKAQNSYGTKHNRDLLYIDKEKMYQRKKMDDFSSKISNSILYGDTNKLKLFEESSLETLVDFAIDMLNQEIKREGNSKIKIPDINETFHEQVGPLKVKGEFSARKGWFHSLSSLYRTDQIYVSRGGNVLTVLISVGLKEMIIDYDDYKFKFMEVGPTGKIEAQVVNNSIEMILTVDISGSRCKIKLSDIKITTFSGLKMHVTGLGRLSFFVSKVTTWIIELFHEEIKEKAERILARALEGVLDNIKC